The sequence AAAACTCCCGTCGGCGCGGTCAGCCGGCGCATCAGCTCGGCCTGCACATGCCCGTCGACCTCACGTTCGTCGACCTGCATTCCGGTGAACCAGCTGTCGTCCTCCTCGAGGCGAAACAGCGTGCCCGAGTAGTCGAACAGCACAGCGCGCACAACCACACCGGAATTCTTTCACGGCGAGAGGTGTCAGATCGCGTCCACCGGTTACCCAACGGCGGTGAGCGAGCCACTCTGCAATTGCGCACGCCTTGCGGCGCGACCGCTCCCCGAGGGCGGCACTCCTGCGCGTGAGTGGACCGGCTGGGGACGACGCTTCGCGCCGCTGAACATCGGGCACTGCCCGGCGCTGCTGTTGGTCGCGGCTCATCCAGACGACGAGACGCTCGGGCTCGGGGCTACCGCCGCGGCGCTCGCGCAGCGGGGCGTCGCGGTTCAGGTGGTGGCGGTGACAGACGGTGAAGCGGCGTACCAGCAGGACGGCGGTGGCTCGGCACTGGCTGGGCTGCGCCGCGACGAAATGGTCGCCGCGGCCGCCCGACTCGGCCTGCCGAGGCCGATCTTCCTCGGGATACCCGACGGCGAGGTGACGGCCGACGAAGACCGCGTCGAGGTTGAGCTGGAGGCGTTGTTGGCCGATTCGTCGCCGGGCACCTGGTGTGCGGCGCCGTGGCGGGGTGACGGTCACCCCGACCACGAGGCGACCGGTCGGGCTGCCGCCGCGGCGTCGAGAGACGTCCCGTCGGCCTTCATCGAGTATCCGATCTGGATGTGGCACTGGGCGCTGCCTGCCGATCTCGCCGTGCCGTGGGACAGGGTCAGGCGGATGCCGCTGACGTCACGCGACTCGGCGGCGAAGGAGGGGGCGTTGCGACGCTTTTCCAGCCAGCTGCAGCGGGTCGAAGGGCCAAAGCCGCTCGCGCCCGAGGCCATCGCCCGGCAGATGGCGGTCGGCGAAGTCGTCTTCGTCTAGCGCCAGGTATGAGAATTTCGTTTTCGGGCTGCGGCGACGCCGACGTCGGTGGCCGCACGCACCGATCCCCGGCGCCTAGCCGGAGGTCGAACGAATCGCCTTGCTGGTCAGCACATCTCGTTCCCGCTCGTTGTCGGTG is a genomic window of Mycobacterium sp. ITM-2016-00318 containing:
- a CDS encoding PIG-L deacetylase family protein — protein: MSEPLCNCARLAARPLPEGGTPAREWTGWGRRFAPLNIGHCPALLLVAAHPDDETLGLGATAAALAQRGVAVQVVAVTDGEAAYQQDGGGSALAGLRRDEMVAAAARLGLPRPIFLGIPDGEVTADEDRVEVELEALLADSSPGTWCAAPWRGDGHPDHEATGRAAAAASRDVPSAFIEYPIWMWHWALPADLAVPWDRVRRMPLTSRDSAAKEGALRRFSSQLQRVEGPKPLAPEAIARQMAVGEVVFV